The following are from one region of the Erwinia billingiae Eb661 genome:
- a CDS encoding histidine phosphatase family protein yields MTIILMRHGKPDHTVGGRLPALAMTEWCEAYDMSNVQDGPPDKSIRVAAMADYVVTSPLPRERSSLQKLGLEPACIDAVFSEVSLPTMRLAYPHLPPSLWLSLLRLMWLCGYAGSVESFQQAELRASQAANRLISLSEHGNVLLLGHGIMNKMIARHLRKEGWLAEKHASSRHWSAAIYHPPVIPPGML; encoded by the coding sequence ATGACCATAATTCTGATGCGTCACGGTAAGCCGGACCATACGGTGGGCGGCCGCTTACCGGCGCTGGCGATGACAGAGTGGTGTGAAGCCTATGATATGTCGAACGTGCAGGATGGTCCGCCGGATAAGAGTATTCGGGTGGCGGCGATGGCCGACTACGTGGTGACCAGTCCCCTTCCCCGCGAGCGCTCGTCACTGCAAAAGCTGGGGCTGGAACCGGCCTGCATCGATGCGGTATTCAGCGAAGTGTCCCTGCCTACCATGCGCCTTGCCTATCCCCACCTTCCTCCATCGCTGTGGCTTTCGTTACTGCGCCTGATGTGGCTGTGCGGCTATGCCGGATCGGTCGAATCCTTCCAGCAGGCGGAACTGCGCGCCAGTCAGGCCGCTAACCGACTGATTTCCCTGTCGGAGCATGGCAACGTGCTGCTGCTGGGCCACGGCATCATGAATAAAATGATCGCCCGCCATCTGCGTAAAGAGGGCTGGCTGGCGGAGAAACATGCCAGCAGCCGGCACTGGAGCGCCGCCATTTATCATCCGCCGGTTATTCCGCCGGGAATGCTGTAA
- a CDS encoding SDR family oxidoreductase gives MSKTWFITGTSSGFGLEMTERLLERGDRVAATLRKPAVLQALKARYGEQLWLAQLDVTDAESVRMVVDRAFAELGRIDVVVSNAGYGLGGAAEELADAQIERLLDTNVLGSIQLICAALPHLRQQGGGRILQLSSMGGQITFPGLSLYHTSKFAMEGFVETVAQEVAAFNIEFTLVEPGTAQTGFTQGMEMAEPLAAYDRSPMRQLMENWPTVGEAKKMVREMIASVDRSPAPRRLTLGSDAYTLVHAALTERLAALEAQKEIAFSTDVGR, from the coding sequence ATGTCTAAAACCTGGTTTATTACCGGCACCTCATCTGGCTTCGGCCTGGAAATGACTGAACGCCTGCTGGAACGCGGCGACCGCGTGGCGGCCACCTTGCGCAAACCCGCCGTGCTACAGGCGTTGAAAGCGCGTTATGGCGAGCAGCTGTGGCTGGCGCAGCTGGATGTGACCGACGCCGAAAGCGTGCGCATGGTCGTCGATCGGGCCTTTGCGGAATTAGGCCGCATTGATGTGGTAGTCAGCAACGCGGGCTACGGTCTGGGCGGCGCCGCCGAAGAGCTGGCGGATGCGCAGATTGAACGCCTGCTGGACACCAATGTGCTCGGCTCGATCCAGCTGATCTGCGCGGCCTTACCGCATCTGCGCCAGCAAGGCGGTGGCCGCATCCTGCAGCTCTCTTCGATGGGCGGGCAGATTACCTTCCCGGGACTGAGCCTCTATCACACCAGCAAATTTGCGATGGAAGGCTTTGTCGAAACGGTGGCGCAGGAAGTGGCGGCATTCAATATTGAATTCACGCTGGTTGAGCCAGGCACCGCCCAGACGGGGTTTACCCAGGGAATGGAGATGGCAGAACCGCTTGCGGCTTACGATCGGAGCCCGATGCGGCAGCTGATGGAGAACTGGCCAACCGTCGGCGAGGCGAAAAAGATGGTGCGCGAAATGATTGCCTCCGTCGATCGCTCCCCTGCACCACGCCGACTGACGCTGGGAAGCGATGCATACACGCTGGTTCATGCCGCATTGACCGAACGACTGGCGGCGCTGGAAGCGCAGAAAGAGATCGCCTTTTCGACCGATGTGGGCCGCTGA
- a CDS encoding SDR family oxidoreductase codes for MSELNNKIVAITGASSGIGEATARLLAAKGARVLLGARRTDRLATVVAEIRAAGGEAHFTSLDVTNLSEMERFIAEAQQHFGGLDVLINNAGVMPLSPLSARKVDEWDRMIDVNIRGVLYGIAAAQPLMEQQQHGHIINISSIGGLSVSPTAAVYCATKFAVRALSDGLRQETDKLRVTVISPGVVTSELADSISDDSAREAMKAFRRVALEPDAIARAVVYAIEQPADVDVSEIVVRPTASPY; via the coding sequence GTGTCTGAACTGAACAATAAAATCGTGGCGATCACCGGTGCCAGCAGTGGTATTGGCGAAGCCACCGCCCGACTGCTGGCGGCCAAAGGCGCGCGTGTTTTGCTTGGCGCGCGCCGTACCGATCGTCTGGCGACGGTGGTTGCAGAGATCCGTGCCGCTGGCGGCGAAGCGCATTTCACCTCGCTTGACGTCACCAACCTCAGCGAGATGGAGCGCTTTATCGCCGAAGCACAACAGCATTTTGGCGGACTGGATGTGCTGATTAACAACGCTGGCGTGATGCCGCTATCGCCGCTTTCGGCCCGTAAAGTGGACGAGTGGGATCGCATGATTGACGTCAATATCCGTGGCGTTCTCTACGGCATTGCAGCCGCACAACCGCTGATGGAACAGCAGCAGCACGGCCATATCATCAACATTTCGTCGATTGGTGGACTGAGCGTCTCGCCAACGGCGGCGGTGTATTGTGCCACCAAGTTCGCGGTGCGGGCCTTATCGGATGGGCTGCGTCAGGAGACGGATAAACTGCGGGTGACGGTGATTTCACCGGGCGTGGTGACGTCGGAACTTGCAGACAGCATCAGCGATGACTCGGCGCGCGAAGCGATGAAAGCCTTCCGGCGGGTAGCGCTGGAACCGGATGCCATCGCGCGTGCCGTGGTGTATGCCATTGAGCAACCGGCGGACGTGGATGTCAGCGAGATCGTGGTGCGTCCCACCGCCAGCCCCTACTGA
- a CDS encoding LysR family transcriptional regulator encodes MNSKPDLSALQAFVLVATRRSFRQAADELGLSPSTLSHMLRALEEKMAVRLLHRTTRSVSTTEAGEQLLNQLKPVLQGLESALSSVEAFRQQPTGTLRINASESAARQLLQRVVPLFLQRYPAISLDVVTEGRLIDIVSEQFDAGVRLLEDVPQDMVAVPFGGDLRFIAVASPAYVAKSGEPATPDDLLTHQCIRFRLPSGKLYRWEFSRRGVERHIEVKGTLMLDHLELMVESAAQGLGIAYVPSSVAEPWLQSGKLQIVLEEWSPPSPGLALYYPGHRHVPAVLSAFIEVLKSPVTAFPAE; translated from the coding sequence ATGAATAGCAAACCCGATCTCTCCGCGCTGCAGGCCTTTGTGCTGGTCGCCACCCGCCGCAGCTTTCGTCAGGCGGCCGACGAGCTGGGATTATCGCCGTCCACCCTCAGCCATATGCTGCGCGCGCTGGAAGAGAAAATGGCGGTGCGGTTGCTGCACCGCACCACCCGCAGCGTCTCGACCACCGAAGCCGGCGAGCAGTTGCTTAACCAGTTGAAGCCGGTGCTGCAAGGGCTGGAGAGTGCGCTCAGTTCGGTGGAGGCATTTCGCCAGCAGCCGACCGGCACCTTGCGGATCAATGCCAGTGAGAGCGCTGCCCGTCAGCTGTTGCAGCGGGTTGTGCCGCTGTTTTTGCAGCGCTATCCGGCCATTTCGCTGGATGTGGTGACCGAAGGGCGGTTGATCGATATCGTCAGCGAGCAGTTTGATGCCGGCGTGCGGCTGCTGGAGGATGTGCCGCAAGATATGGTGGCGGTGCCGTTTGGCGGCGATCTGCGCTTTATTGCCGTGGCCTCGCCCGCTTATGTCGCGAAAAGCGGCGAACCCGCCACGCCCGACGATCTGTTAACCCATCAATGTATTCGCTTCCGCTTACCCAGCGGCAAGCTCTATCGCTGGGAGTTCTCGCGTCGTGGCGTGGAGCGGCATATAGAGGTGAAAGGCACGCTGATGCTGGATCATCTGGAACTGATGGTCGAATCAGCGGCGCAGGGGTTGGGTATCGCCTATGTCCCGAGCAGCGTGGCGGAGCCGTGGCTTCAGAGCGGCAAGCTGCAAATCGTGCTGGAAGAGTGGAGTCCGCCTTCGCCGGGGCTGGCGCTTTACTATCCTGGCCATCGCCATGTGCCTGCGGTGTTAAGCGCCTTTATCGAGGTGCTGAAGTCGCCCGTTACAGCATTCCCGGCGGAATAA
- a CDS encoding AraC family transcriptional regulator has product MAEHQALKTEQRRKKMAALITRLAPNNGYTRSALDDVRLLRSDRPLDHTPVLYEPSIVIVCQGCKRGYLGDNVYIYDAQHFLVVAVPLPFISQTDASADEPMLAVALRLDFTVLADLLLTLKLPVPRRHDAVSMLSSPLDEALGDSVIRLLEVLSSPQESQVLGAGIVREIYYRVLVGDQGGTLRAALAQQGYFAQIARALHILQNRYSEHFEVADLASEVGMSVATFHAHFKTVTQSSPIQYLKSTRLHQARLLMVRGGMSAATASAEVGYESPSQFSREFKRFFGRSPVQEALYMKEILRLEPAIEMAG; this is encoded by the coding sequence ATGGCTGAACATCAGGCGTTGAAAACCGAGCAACGGCGCAAGAAAATGGCGGCGCTGATTACCCGGCTGGCCCCCAATAACGGCTATACCCGCTCCGCGCTGGATGATGTGCGCCTGCTGCGTTCCGACCGGCCGCTGGACCATACGCCGGTGCTGTATGAACCCTCGATTGTCATCGTCTGCCAGGGCTGCAAGCGCGGTTATTTGGGGGATAACGTCTATATTTACGATGCTCAGCATTTTCTGGTGGTCGCGGTACCGCTGCCGTTTATCAGCCAGACCGACGCCAGTGCGGATGAGCCGATGCTGGCGGTGGCGCTCAGGCTGGATTTTACGGTGCTGGCCGATTTGCTGCTGACCTTAAAATTGCCGGTTCCCCGCCGTCATGACGCAGTCAGCATGCTCTCTTCGCCGCTGGATGAGGCGTTGGGTGACAGCGTCATCCGTCTGCTGGAGGTGCTGAGTTCGCCGCAGGAAAGCCAGGTGCTGGGCGCGGGGATCGTGCGGGAGATTTACTACCGGGTGCTGGTCGGCGATCAGGGCGGCACGTTACGTGCGGCGCTGGCGCAGCAGGGGTATTTTGCGCAGATTGCGCGGGCATTACACATCCTGCAAAACCGTTATAGCGAACATTTTGAGGTGGCCGATCTGGCAAGCGAAGTGGGCATGAGCGTGGCTACTTTCCATGCCCATTTCAAAACGGTGACCCAAAGCTCACCCATTCAGTACCTGAAATCCACCCGACTGCATCAGGCCCGACTGTTGATGGTGCGTGGCGGAATGTCTGCGGCCACGGCTTCTGCGGAAGTGGGTTACGAAAGTCCTTCGCAGTTCAGCCGCGAGTTTAAGCGCTTCTTTGGTCGCAGTCCGGTGCAGGAAGCGCTGTATATGAAAGAAATCCTGCGTCTGGAACCGGCCATTGAGATGGCGGGTTAA